CTTCGCGTTGCCCCATAAAAGCACGGAGATCGGCAGCTTCTTTGCGGGCTACTTCGAGCGCCCGCTAGAGTTTCTCATTCTCCACCTGCAAATTTGTCTTCTCCTCGTCCAACGAAGAAAGCTGATGTTTCTTCTCAAACAAAGTTTCCTTGACTCGACGAACCCAAAGCATTGCCGCCTTCAATACCACTTTACGACAACGAAGCTCCTCGGTATCACCGGCTAACTTCAGCTACAACGccactttcttttctttttccatcCTAAGTTGGTTGTGCAAACCTGCAATCTCGGCTTCCCGTTGATCCAAAAGTTCACCAGCCTTGACCAACTTCACGTTCGCTTTCTCTAGATCGGCCACAGAATTCCGTAGACCTTGCTCCATTTCCCGAAAGACATGCTCATCGTTGACGCACATATCGAAAACCATGTTTGCATTGGAAATGGCCTGTATACGAAACATAAGACAAAAGTCATACTCAGATACATAGTAGTTTATACGAATATCCTACTTCGAAGAACCTTACCACCCCGAGTGCAGACAATGTCTCTACTCCCAAATCAATCTTTGACGCACCCTCCATCCGATGTAATTCTCCGGGCACCTTAGTAATGCGGGCCATTGTGCGGGGAAGGTCCAACGACATCATGTTTGCATCGACCGCCAGCCCGAGGATGAAGTCGTGAAACTTTACAAGTTTAACTCCGATTCTTTTTACCATCTCTGGGTGATCGCTCACCCTATCCACTAAGTCAGCCGCCAGCTCGGCCCCTACTTCGGTACGCGCTCGCTTAGAGCTTTCACTCGCACCAACGGTATCATCATCAACAGTCCGCTTTTCATTCTCAGCACTTTCCACCATCTTCCCTTTGTCAGCTTTGCGTTTTCAAACGAGGATAGCTTCAATCTTCCCCTCACTGCCCTCGCTCTTCTCCTCAATACAGATCACCTCCAGCTCCTCTTTAGCCTTCTTCTCCTTGGACCCTCGCACGGGCATCCCCTGAGGAATATCAGCAGTAACTCCACCATCCTCGGACGCTGTGAGAACCCCTCCCATGCTTTGGATCACTTGGTTCGTGTCCTCCAACGAAGAGAAGGAAGCTAGGGAAGCCGAAGCACTAGAGAATGCCTCATGTGCACTATCAAACCCCACACCGAATTCATCTGGGTCAAAGTCCATGCTTACTCGAGGATCCCCGGCACCTACGAAAAAGGAAAAGCAATTACTTAGTATTTTTTCAAGCAAAGGCGCAACATTAATATTAAAACTCCCGAGCAGCCCAGACACCTCACCTACGACGGCAACATTCACAGTAATCGACACCAGTTCGGTGAGCTCACCAGCCGAAAAGTTATAACctctcctccacttctcaaaaTCCTTCGTGGACCAGCCCGATAGCTGCGCCATCCGCCACTGATTCCAAATGTAATACCCTGAGGCCAGGAAATGCCCGATGAGCTCATCAACATCTTTCTTATGATCCTTGTCGGAGGGAAGGTCTCTCAAATACTTCACTGATTGCTCTTCCGATTCTAACATCTCCCGAGGCCTCAACCAGCGACCTGAGTCCATAGGGTCCTCATTCCACACTACCCGGAAAGGAAAGTCTCCGTCAAGCTTGCGAACAAGAAAGTAGCGGTGTCTGTATTCATTGATCTTATCTTTCAGACCTCCAATCACTTTGAACTTCTGATGGGAGAAGGTTACGTGCTGCGATCGCGGCCCTTTATTTGGGCAAAAAAACTGGCAGAAAATGAGCCTAGTTGCTCGAAACCCCGCCAATCTACACAACGAATAAAAACCAAGCATCATTCTCTATCCATTCGGATGGATCTGACCGGGGCAAAGATCGTATTCCTTTAACACTTCAATAAAGAAAGGCAGCAGAGGAATCCGCATTCCCGATTCCAGCTGTTCTTCGTACACTACCAGCTCGTTGGCCCCACCTGTATGGTGAGCACGATCCTTCTCGTGAAGCGCGATCAGCTCATACGGCTGGCCTATCCGATAAACGGTTGAGATGGACGCCAAGTCCGCGGACACAATGATGTTGTGCGCATCCTCTACGAAGAAGGACTTCGGCCTCTTTGGCCGTTGTGACCTCTCGAAATGTTTGCCATCGGTTCCCGCCACACCTGGCAACCTTGTCCACAACTTCGCTCTCATCTCTTCATACAAGGTGGTGAGGTTTTGGTCCTCCGTTACTAGACCGTCTGGCACCTCCACAATCACTTTGTGGATACCCACGGCGACACCACCAACTGGCCGCTCGATGCTAGGCACGGCACGCGGCACCGccgattttttttttgcgtctTTACAATAGGAGAACTGCTTTTCCCCTCCGATTATATCCGTCTTTTCCATTTAGACGAACGGGTGCGCGATGCGTCACGAAGAGCAAAATCACCCGGAGTCACAGGGGGCAGTCGTCTTAAGGCTCCCCGAGAAAAACCCTTTGACATAATCCTTTTCCcccaaaaattaaacaaaaacgtAAGGAAGAAAGGAGGTGTGACTGACCTTTCTATGAACAAGGAAACGGTCAGAACAGTCCCCACAAGAAAGCATGTTGAGCACCAGACATCGGGGGCTCGGAAAAGCGAAAGCCGACGCCTTGCAAAAGCAGAGAAGGTAGGGAGGacagaaagggaagaaaatgcGCTTCAGACTCTCTTTCCCTTTTTTAATCGAACATATCTTAGTTTTCGGGATAGCCATAGTGCTATACGAAATGGTCATGTTACTCTGCTATTTTCTGTCAGTCgatttatgccaaatataacggttaaaaatctaaaaataaacaGACATAAGGACCGAATGGTTAATATTGAGAAAAGATAGAAaccttcaatttaaacattgtcTTTCCTCATATAGAATTTACGAGGCGTCTTTCATACCTCGAGTATCCAAACTGGTAaaacaattcaattcaattcaaataCAACGAAAATCAAAAATATAGTAAATTAAATAAATCGAATATTACGAATCATACATGAAATGCTTGTGCTAGACCAATTAGCTGATATGAAATGACAGTATCGATCTTACCCTATTTCTCCTTTCTAGTTGAACCAATTATGGCCTTTTGCATCGTCTTATACCTCTCTTCCCAAACATATACACTCCATGGAAACTCAACAAACAGTTTCAGAAAGTCAGTTAGATCGATGATGTTAGGATCAACCAAATGATGTGGATCGGTAGTGAATAGGAGCATGCAGATAACATACAACATAGCCATGAACACCGCATCACCGACTTCTCCACCGCTCTAATCTGTGTTTTCAAAGGTATCGTATATGTGTTTGTGTATTAAGCTTCGACTTCCTTCGAAGTACAAATTTCTTAATCTGTTTGCCTTTTTAACTTACTCATTCTCAACAAAATTATTGTCGGATCACCAAATCTCAACCCGATGATAAGTCTGAACTCAGAATCACCGAATTTGAGTTCAACTCCTTTGACATTGAACCATATCTCTCTGTCTTTTGGATTTGATAGAGTAATCCAATCTCTATAGTAATGACCCTGTGGCATAAAGGAGTGGATAACGTACACACCTCTATATCAGTTAAATGCCCAAAAGAAAGCTTCCTAAACATCACCATTTGATCTTTAGTTAATTTGCTTTTGACTTTCTTCATCACATCCCAATCACCCTCACTGTTATTGATGCCTTTGTATTCAAGCTAACCGAATACTTGAATTTGATGTCTTTCACACTATCATCAACTGATGCTCTCTTTCTCTTCTTTGAATCCTTCTTAGAATCATCAACCTTCACAAAATGTAGCTCATTTTAggaaaataattaaagaaaaacactTTGTAGATGTATCGTGTACTTCGCACATCAAAGTAAATCATGTGCATTTTTCTTCGCGGTTGAGTTAACTTGCGAAGCAGGAGTAAAGTTGCGAATTCACAGTTCACTCAACAGCTTCACGGTTTAACTTAACCGCGAAGGGAAAACCACTTTGCGCATATGAGTTTGCTTTGTGGTTTGCGACAACTgcgatgattttgcttcgcagtATACGACAACCGCGAAGCAAACTCACAACCGTGAAGTAGTTTTCTAGGCACAAACATTGTACACTATAATATATGCCTATTTCTAAGTTCTATTTCACAACATAAcctaaaaaagaatgaaaaaacaTAACTAAACCCTAAACCGTAAACCAAAATCGTAGAAAAGGATAAAACGAAATAACAAAATCCTAAACACTATGAAATCGCGGAAACCCAGTTAGATACTTACCTTCTTTCCGCTTTTTACCATTGAAATCGCCAATAAACACTTTGAAAATTGCAAAAACAATTCGGGTTCGCAGAGAATGGTAGGACTTCGAGTTCGCAGgaggaagagaaagaagaaagagggAGAAAAGGTtaagttgttatatatatatatatatatatatgaagggaaTTTTGGAAAATTCCTAATTGAAATAATCTATAAATGTAATGGGTAATGtatctaaatatgtaaatgaaccCCAATTgattcatttttataatttacccttatttttttttaacaaactataaatttacACTTAATGGTAAAAATTATGAGCAACATCAATTTATAAATGTGACAGTAGACAttacaaacaaaaagaaaattggCTAAAATGATAAATGTTACTAAAAATGAGTGGACAGGTAGATTGAAATTGATTTAACattttgtttgtaattattttggATTATAAGAAATATGAAAGTGAAAGCTAAGCAACAAGTGATAAAAGCATAGCAACTGAGATTTGAGGAAGTTGttcaaataataatttgaaaGAAAAGTAGCAGCTAATTTTGGACGGATTTTACTCTATATATGAGTCATCCTCATAAATTTTTGTCATTAACATCTATCAACCATAACtttaatttgtaaataaaacaacatcaaaagttaagtaaagaGAAACATATCAAATTATTTGTCTTTATCCTTCTGATTTCTCGATTCCATTCATTTATTACgttattgtttatttaatttaatattcttATCCGTCCAAAATAAAATCAGCTCAAGTTCATCTAAAAATGGAAGATTAggatttttaatctaaaaagagaatatatatataaccctAATCAGTTGATGCATTATTCTTCTCTGAGTCTTCACACTCTTTGTGTCTCTCCCTTTGTCTCTGACGCTCCTTTAATTTGTGAATTTTTCGTTTTCACCTTATGATTAACGTCTACATGGATGATTCGTGACTAGTGAGGCGGGATTGTGTTGATCTGATTCTTCCGTTGTCTATCTTCCCAACGAGCTCTGGTCTACAAGATGTAAGCCTTAAAGTCGTATTTATATTCGAATTATTTGTTGATAATCCCTTTATTGGTATTAGAGTCGCATATCTCGTATTATGTCTGTTTTGATCGGCGAATATGGAGAAAAAACATAGTTTTTGCATGTTAAGATAAATATTTATGTTATATCCCGAACCCGTTATCGACCCGATTTTTTCCATTATGTCTTTTGGAAATTTTCTGGTTTTGTGGTATATTTTTGGACaattagaatatttaattttgatttatttagtattttgaaatcatttaaaaataacagaaaatgttttttgtttttccaaaatatGGAAATTCTATTAATCGTAAATAATTGTTTTGAGCCTTTTTTCAATCGGAATgcattttgattgataaaaggcgtttttgtatatgtacattaACCTTTTCTCATTATTTTTGTTTACAGTAATGACTTCCACTAAACACACTCATATGGTTCCTCGAACTCCTACTCAATTCGCTAAGTTGCGAAGGTTGCAAAAGGAGATAAAGAGATGCAAGATGACTCCCTATATCCGGTGGGATGATGGCTATGCAATTGTGCGTCATGTAGTCAAGATGCAGAATCTGATATAAAAGTGTATTTTTGTCGGTGGTCTAGCTCAAACTCAAAAACTCGTACCTCTCCTCAACACGTTGATGAGATCTTTTTCAACTCCAAAGCTTAGGCGCTTGTATGCTTCGAATTGGATTAAAGATGGGATACGTTACAGACAGTCTGCATTTGTCCTAATGAATCGGTTGGGCAGAATGCTTGTCATAACAATCGCAGGTTATTTTAGTATAGATCTGAGATTGAGGAGACTCTTTACTACACCATGGTACAAGAGGGAGTTTATTCGATTTTCGGATGATTGCGTTTTGATGTTGTTAGAATCGTTCCAATCAAAATCTATTATGATTACCATTCGGATGATGAGCAATTTTGTTTACTTTTAGGATTTTCTAGAAAACTTTTAAGTTAGTTTCTTTTATCGTTTGTGAAACTATTATGTTAATTTTGCCACTTATAGTTGGATATTTATGATTATGTTTTATGGAAAGATTTTAgttgattaatatttataagtaTTTATAAtagtttattattaattttttaattatttttttgaatgaatgaatatcgcagtttattattatttttatgaatataACTATTATATTCATAAATAGTTTTAAGATAATGTAATTATTCATAAATAGTTTTAAGATAATGTAATTATTCATAAATAATTACATTATCTTAAAACTATTTATGAATATAATGCCATTAAGGTCGAATAATAAATCCAAAGTAAATGATTTTCCATTAATAACTACATTGTAATAAGTTATAAAAATCAGTTATATAAGATAACAAAGATTCTCTATGCATAAATATCTAGTTAATTAGGTCAAACATTAGAGTGTAAAGGGTAATTTGAAACATCTTCTTTTGGTCTCAAGTTGGAATTGAAATCTAATGTGGAAACTTCATTAGGTAGATATAGGTTGCCAAAGATCTATTGCGTGTATTGAAACCTTAACTTCTTACTAAGTCGTGCAATTACATTGTAGATCAAGTTTGAACAATGGCCTTAGGTAGGAAATCCATAGTAGCTGAACTAAACAAAGACCTGAAGTTGAATGGGATAGCTATAAAGTGTGAAGTATCAAAATAAAGTATGTGCTAAAAGAACAAGACGTTTTTGATGTTTTGGAAACAATTATGGCTGACCTGAAGAAGGCACTACTACTCATCATAGGAGGGATAAAGATTGTTACTTGGCATGGAAGAAAAATAATTCCACAACACGCATCATCGTCCTAAGTGTTATGCGTGACAACTTCACTAGGGAATTCTATAAGTTTGAGACTCCAAAGAATCTATGGGAGATCTTGAAGGAGAAGTTTGGAGGTGTTTCTCTGACTAATCTCCGCTCTCTCACTAATTTGATACTTATAAGAAGAAGGCTGATTATACCATGAGAATCTAAAAGAGATGTCAAACATGATCAGTGAGCTTAATGAAGCGGGTCATTTTTTGACCAAGGAGCAAGCGGTCCAGACTGTTATACGCTCATTGCCGGACAATTGGGAGCATATGAAGATGCAGCTGACCCACACTAAAGGTCTCACAACATTTGATGTTTTTGTTCGCCACCTTGAAGTTGAGGGGGATCGCCTTGCATCGATCAAGACCAATGCAGAGTCTCACTGTACGAGTTCACACTCAAGCAAGAGATGATCCAATGTCTAGGGCAAGAAACACAAGCAATGGTGTAAAAATAGGAACAATTGGTATATATACAAGAGGCAAAATATAATTTGGCCCATTCCGCCTCTGCTCCCATGCAAGGAGTAAAGGCTTGGCATTCGCACGCCTACTCACACTGGTTTTCGTACGCCTACTGACACCGTCAGGATACCAGTTTCACTTTATCTGAAATGCAAATGTGTTATTAAAATATGACCCTGGTTGTTCATTAACCCGGGTCTTTGCAGAAAATGAATCACCAATTTCAACTAACCATGATAGAAGAAATTGAGCACTGTAGTGTGCAATATTATTAACCTAGCCCTTTAGAAGGACTTATTAGTAATTATAGCATTATTTAGAGAAACAATCCTATTATTTATGGCAGCATTATTGCTGAAGATATTTTGTTAGGAAGTTGATAAAAGCTGCACACTGATCTGATCTGGTCGTTGTAATAATTTAAAGGTAAAAAGAAGACATATTCACGTTTGGACCATTTTGATAAAGAAACTAAGTAGATCTGTATGCAAATGTTTTATTCAGTTTTACAAATACAGATGAGAAGACTTGACTTGAGGTATCCATGGCAAAAGCAACAAGTCAAATTTCATGGGAAgtgaagagaaaaaaataaaacaccatacCATCTCTTGATCACAAGTTAGTTAAATTGACAGCAATGGTGGTGAGACGTGATGCTTGTAACGCGCTACATGTTGAAGATAGTCTTCCAGCTCTTTCTCCAATTTCTCAATGAACTGACTCGTATGCTCCAGGGACTGTCCATACTTGTACTTCTCCAGAGCCTGCACCACAACTCATTATTCACAGACATCCAACCGCATGTGAAATTACTCTTTCATTCATGTGGTGACATTTTTTCCCTATTCTCTTCATTCCTATTTTCATCTTAATCTAAATATAAGTGGAGTTGACATGGCATGACTCAAATCTAACATCTAACGTGGCTGTGAGTCTATGGCCAAAATTTCACAACAGTGGTTGAAAATGATGCAAAGACATCAAAAGGGGAAAGGAAACTTCTACCCAACTTCACAGAGGCATAAAACTTTAGAGCTCCTGGTGACAACTAACACAGGACCATGAACGAAGAAAGGAACCAATGAACAAATGGCCTCTTGCTGCTTCCTTTTTTGCTTTGTCTTATGCATGtgagagaaaggaagaagattaACTAAACAAATCTGTCAAATGGTAAAGTATGTGAAATTGTCCcacaattaattttattttaatgagCAGGCTCAAATCTTGCAAACGTAAATAATATATCTGGATGAGCTACACTATTGATGTTCTCAAGTTTCAAGATCGTTGGATGCGAATATCTGGGGcatcaattaaataaattacagAAACTTACCTTCTGTTTAGAAAGGGTTTCTGGCCGAGCATAGTTCTTTCCCCTGTAGAATATGATACTACTGTTAGGTCTTGTGTCAATCACAATGCCTTTGCTCAGTCGAGCTAGCTCCTCTGCATATTCATGAATTTGCCCAGGCCTACAAGGTTTGCTAATAACCTTGACTGTTTCATGCTTCTTCCAATGAAGATGCATATTCAAAACGACACCTCGTCTTCCAACAAGAataaagttcttcttcttctccccaGTACGCTTAAAGTAATGCTTTTCTTCCTCAGTTAACATTTCAGGATCATGTGTTTCAGCTGGCAATTTAAAAGCATCAAATTTCCTCAACTTCTCAATTAACCATGCCTCCTTGCGTTTGGCCTAAGAAGAGTTCAAAAGGAAAACAAATTTAACCGCAAAAGCAAGGAATAGTTATTGGAGTAACTGTGAAGTCTAAGTGTTACAtatcaaaggaagaagaagggtaaTTGAGTAATTTATGCTCAATTTAATCTTTATATTTCTGAAGTTTCCTAGTTAAATAGCTTGAATTATTTCAGTTTTAGTATTCTGTTAAGTTGTTACTGTTTTGTTTGGCCTTAGCCTATATTTTGGACTATTAATTGCCAGCTCTGTCTGTAACTGTTTAAGCTCATGCTTGTAAGGGCAATCTATCAATGAAGAATATTATCTATTTCCTTCCTATTACAATAATTGTAGTAACAATTCCACATGCCGAAGGCtggatattttctttttctttgtttagaaAGTAAAAAACAAAATCAGTTCTAAAAGAACCAACTCCCAGACATGCAAGCTTATAATTCTTCTACAccaactaggaatcacggaaccatccaCCGGTCCACTAACTAGTCAGCTCTCGTCTTCATTAGCCTTGGGACGTTTGCTGGTCcctgaaagttataaaattatactaaagttgtaaaattatactaaagttatattaaaattataaaattatactaaaatactaaaattataaaattatactaaaatactaaattatactaaaattatactaaaatactaaaattctaaaattatactaaaattatactaaaattataaaattatgctaaaattatactaaaattataaaattatactaaattatactaaagatataaaattatgctaaaattatactaaagttatactaaaattataaaattatactaaaatactaaaattatactaaactatactaaaattatactaaagttatactaaaattatactaaaaaatatctGTAGTCGCAAAGCGACCTCCTACGCGTTGGGTCGGCTGTCTGCCCGGGATCGACTGCACATCGCTAtcctcaacctcgcgatcaCGTGCAGCTGCAGACTGTCGCAGTACCTGGGCTaccacatccaggtagtcctcCACAGAATCGCTATCAGGCTCTCTGTCACCAAAATCTGTCGCCCCCTCTGATCCATGAATATCGGGCTGATCCACAATCAGCCCCCTCCTCAACTggtccgtcgcagcccctctccgccaACGACCggatatatcaataccacgcaatctcgtatggcgtggtgtatcatcctcgtcgtccatatctagacgatgagcagatgacgggatgaatttcccacccctagtaggctactccgtctacaaaaaattACATCTAGTTAATAAAAAAtggtaacatataaattataaattacactaaattaatttaaatgtaaataatgtaaaattaaaaaaaaaaccttgggcgtatgaacatcacgtccgaccagtggtgcgggcgttcGAGCATCACGCTCGACCAGTGGTGCgagcatgtggctatcacgcccgcaccactggtcagGTGTGATACTCTTACGCcggaaccacaggtcgggcgtgatgttcatactcccgactgcgattccggcgattTTCAAAATATGCCAAACAGATTCAAATCAAGCGAAATTCAACGAAATAAAACCGTAAATCTTTccattttcgctttccctttacggcTTTTGTCACCATCCATAATTCGGTTCAAAAATTAGTCTAGATTTGATCGATTATTGTATAAGGTTCTTGAaaggttttgggttttttcaattttggtgcaaagggtagttcggtcttTTCCCGAGGCTAGAGGTATAAATTAGTGGCTAGGAATAGTAATTCACTTTTTTTTGAACCAGAAAAGAGAATATCATATAGATGATGGACTCGCGTGAAGGATTTGAAGCGGAAACATGTTGGTATTTAGGAgacgaatttcaaaaattttccctaaacaaacaattagtgtgatccaatcactctgataaacagtcaaacatccgatgtctgacatcaaatccttaaccaagatctttttttttgttacatggagggatgaacccgaaaactaaCTACTAACTAATCTAGGAAAGTGAATTCCTGACAAATCTTGATCTAAAATAACCTGGATGCTTACAGGCGGCACACCACACTCGTGATGACCTAAGGCTAGAGAGCCTGCGAAGTTTGCCATCCAATCAGCAGCTTGGTTACATTCCCTGTAGGCGTGCTGAATCCTTACATTCCAATCTCTTGCCAAAATTATCTTGCACTGCTTGATTAACCAGAGGTAACTGTGCCGAATTACCTCTTTCTTGATTAGCCTGATGACAACTAGAGAGTCAAGTTCCATGATCACAATTCTGTATCCCTTCGTCCAAGCGTACTCCAAACCAAAGTAGACCCCCCAAAGTTTGGCAAGGACTGCCATAAAACTCCCCAAGTTTGCAAGGAAGCCCCCTTGCCATATGCTGTCACTGTTCCGAGCAAGGCCCCCCGTACTAGCTAGCCCTGGGTTGCCCTTGCTGGCCCCATCCGTATTCATTTTAACCCAATCTCTCTCCGGCGGAACCCAACCAATACTGATCTCCCGATATTCCCTTGTATTTCCTTCTTTAGCTATCAAAAAGGCT
The sequence above is drawn from the Euphorbia lathyris chromosome 6, ddEupLath1.1, whole genome shotgun sequence genome and encodes:
- the LOC136233161 gene encoding uncharacterized CRM domain-containing protein At3g25440, chloroplastic-like is translated as MLTEEEKHYFKRTGEKKKNFILVGRRGVVLNMHLHWKKHETVKVISKPCRPGQIHEYAEELARLSKGIVIDTRPNSSIIFYRGKNYARPETLSKQKALEKYKYGQSLEHTSQFIEKLEKELEDYLQHVARYKHHVSPPLLSI